From Levilactobacillus zymae, a single genomic window includes:
- a CDS encoding Veg family protein — protein sequence MPTSLANIKNKLDGRIGEKLMVIAQAGRKKTTERHGILRETYPAVFVVDLDQNENSFERVSYSYTDILTKNIEVDFDE from the coding sequence ATGCCAACAAGTTTAGCGAACATTAAGAACAAACTGGATGGGCGTATTGGCGAAAAATTGATGGTCATCGCTCAAGCTGGTCGAAAGAAAACAACCGAACGGCATGGAATTCTCCGGGAGACCTACCCCGCCGTTTTCGTGGTAGATCTTGACCAGAATGAAAATTCATTCGAACGGGTTTCTTACAGCTATACCGATATTTTAACCAAAAACATCGAAGTTGATTTCGATGAATAA
- the rnmV gene encoding ribonuclease M5, with the protein MKKIKEVLVVEGKDDTKAINRAVNADTIETRGSAIDEDTLALIEKLADQRGVIIFTDPDFSGEKIRKIVAEAVPNAKHAFLPKKEGRPDKAGGSLGVEHATPDAIRAALDHVYTETDAAPELITHADLMAAGLIGGAGAKQRREQLGELLQIGYVNGKQLEKRLRMFGIQPATFAHAIAQLNATSKEEFHE; encoded by the coding sequence TTGAAAAAGATTAAAGAAGTGCTGGTGGTTGAGGGTAAGGACGACACCAAGGCCATCAACCGCGCGGTCAACGCCGATACCATCGAAACTCGCGGGTCCGCGATTGACGAGGACACCTTGGCGTTGATTGAAAAGTTGGCCGACCAGCGTGGCGTGATCATCTTCACCGACCCGGACTTTTCCGGGGAGAAGATCCGCAAGATTGTAGCCGAGGCCGTTCCCAACGCTAAGCACGCCTTTCTGCCTAAAAAAGAAGGCCGTCCGGACAAGGCGGGCGGGTCGTTGGGCGTGGAACACGCCACGCCGGACGCGATTCGCGCGGCCCTCGACCACGTCTATACCGAGACCGACGCCGCCCCGGAACTGATCACCCACGCCGATCTGATGGCGGCGGGCTTGATTGGGGGCGCGGGTGCTAAGCAACGCCGCGAACAACTGGGTGAACTGCTGCAGATTGGGTACGTCAACGGCAAGCAGTTGGAGAAACGCTTACGGATGTTTGGTATCCAACCGGCGACGTTTGCCCACGCCATCGCGCAATTGAACGCAACATCGAAGGAGGAATTTCATGAATAA
- a CDS encoding ABC transporter ATP-binding protein: MTFPGHPVFNDLNLTINRGDFWSIVGENGVGKTTLMRTILHQLRPTTGKVSYQPSINAVRIGYVPQFRNIDADYPLTIRDFVGLNLTGWKLPWLNRGERQRVTAMLEQTGLAQLASRPIGQASGGEKQKAYLAQALVENPNLLILDESTASLDPVTKTELLDLVRQLNQTLNLTVLFVTHDIPLARRYTRQFLMLTPQGTEQGPIDQLTDQKVWRGEAEHV; the protein is encoded by the coding sequence ATGACCTTTCCGGGTCACCCCGTTTTTAACGATTTAAACCTAACCATTAACCGCGGCGATTTCTGGAGTATCGTCGGTGAGAACGGGGTGGGAAAGACCACCCTGATGCGGACAATCCTGCACCAGTTGCGACCCACGACCGGGAAGGTGAGCTACCAACCCAGCATTAATGCCGTTCGGATCGGCTACGTTCCACAATTTCGCAATATCGATGCGGACTATCCTTTGACCATCAGGGACTTCGTCGGCCTCAACTTGACCGGTTGGAAGTTGCCCTGGTTGAATCGGGGCGAACGCCAACGGGTAACGGCCATGCTCGAGCAGACCGGATTGGCGCAGTTAGCGAGTCGGCCCATCGGCCAGGCATCCGGTGGTGAAAAACAGAAGGCCTATTTGGCCCAGGCGCTGGTTGAAAACCCCAACCTTTTGATTCTAGATGAATCTACGGCCAGCCTCGATCCGGTGACCAAGACCGAGTTGTTGGACCTGGTGCGGCAACTTAACCAAACGTTGAACCTCACGGTGTTATTTGTGACCCACGATATCCCCTTGGCGCGGCGCTATACCCGTCAGTTTTTGATGTTAACGCCGCAGGGAACCGAACAGGGCCCCATCGATCAACTGACCGACCAGAAGGTTTGGCGGGGGGAGGCCGAGCATGTTTAG
- a CDS encoding metal ABC transporter solute-binding protein, Zn/Mn family, with amino-acid sequence MVILSLGLSGCQTQPRSAATAKGIRVVASLNFYGEAAQKILGDAGTVTAVINSPSVDPESFEPDIATAKKVAQANVVIQNGLGYDSWMQRLVAANGHSDIQVLNLGNLVGQKMGANPHLWSDPQLMTQMTHQLVRRFSRLDPQHAAAFKRRGAAYERQLQALPRLARQIRQHANGQKVAVSEPVFNLALSAMGYRVSDGHFAQAIEEDSDPTPADITQLAAQIRHHKIAFFVENTQNSSKNVTTMVQLARRYHVPVVRVTETKPVHQSYLTWMTGQYRQVLRIQQEARKQS; translated from the coding sequence ATGGTAATTTTAAGTTTAGGCCTGAGCGGTTGCCAGACCCAGCCAAGGTCTGCGGCAACAGCCAAGGGCATTCGCGTGGTGGCCTCGCTGAACTTTTACGGTGAAGCGGCGCAGAAGATTCTGGGTGACGCGGGAACGGTTACGGCGGTGATTAATAGTCCCAGTGTTGACCCGGAAAGCTTTGAACCCGATATCGCGACGGCCAAAAAGGTGGCTCAAGCCAACGTGGTGATTCAAAACGGCTTGGGCTACGACAGCTGGATGCAACGACTGGTGGCCGCTAATGGGCATAGCGACATTCAGGTGCTCAATCTGGGTAATCTCGTGGGTCAAAAGATGGGCGCGAACCCCCATTTGTGGAGCGATCCCCAGTTGATGACCCAGATGACCCACCAATTGGTGCGGCGTTTTAGTCGTTTAGATCCGCAACATGCCGCGGCGTTCAAACGCCGGGGCGCGGCTTACGAACGACAGTTGCAGGCGTTGCCCCGACTGGCACGTCAGATTCGGCAGCACGCCAATGGTCAGAAAGTGGCCGTTAGTGAACCGGTTTTTAACTTAGCGTTGAGCGCGATGGGTTACCGGGTAAGCGACGGGCACTTTGCCCAGGCCATCGAGGAAGATAGCGATCCCACCCCGGCCGACATTACTCAGCTGGCGGCGCAGATTCGGCACCACAAAATTGCGTTTTTTGTGGAAAATACCCAAAATTCCAGCAAGAACGTGACGACCATGGTCCAGCTAGCACGGCGGTATCATGTTCCGGTGGTTCGGGTGACTGAAACCAAGCCGGTTCATCAGAGCTATCTGACCTGGATGACCGGCCAGTACCGGCAAGTTCTACGGATTCAACAGGAAGCGAGGAAGCAGTCGTGA
- the rsmA gene encoding 16S rRNA (adenine(1518)-N(6)/adenine(1519)-N(6))-dimethyltransferase RsmA translates to MNNDVPEIGSPARTKAILNRYRLVAKKSLGQNFLSDLNILRNIVSAADVTDNDNVIEIGPGIGALTEQLARRARRVVAFEIDENLLPVLDDTLMPYDNVKIINQDILKANLPEVIHNEFEPGHPIKLVANLPYYITTPILMGVLKSNVTFDQIVVMMQAEVADRLVAVPGTKAYGSLSVVMQYRAHVEVAFNVPRTAFIPQPNVDSAIIRLTPREPLPVEPYSDQALYGFVKGCFAHRRKSLWNNLQGIFGKQPEVRDRIEAVLNQVDISRQLRPERLTLINFIELVNAFHADGLM, encoded by the coding sequence ATGAATAACGACGTGCCAGAAATTGGCTCCCCGGCCCGGACCAAGGCCATCCTGAACCGTTACCGGTTAGTGGCCAAGAAGAGCTTGGGCCAAAACTTCTTGTCGGACCTGAATATTTTACGTAACATCGTCAGTGCGGCCGACGTGACCGACAACGATAACGTCATCGAAATTGGTCCCGGGATTGGGGCGCTGACCGAACAGCTTGCGCGGCGGGCACGGCGGGTCGTGGCGTTCGAAATCGACGAAAACCTTTTGCCGGTCCTCGATGACACCCTGATGCCCTACGATAACGTAAAGATCATCAACCAGGATATTTTAAAGGCCAACCTGCCCGAGGTGATTCACAATGAGTTTGAACCGGGGCACCCCATTAAACTGGTTGCCAACCTGCCATACTACATCACCACACCGATCCTGATGGGTGTGCTGAAGAGTAACGTGACCTTCGATCAGATTGTCGTGATGATGCAGGCGGAAGTGGCCGACCGGTTAGTGGCGGTGCCTGGAACCAAGGCTTACGGGTCCTTGTCCGTTGTGATGCAGTATCGGGCCCACGTCGAGGTGGCGTTTAACGTGCCCCGGACGGCGTTTATTCCCCAACCTAACGTCGATTCGGCCATCATTCGGCTGACGCCCCGGGAGCCCTTACCCGTGGAGCCCTACAGTGATCAAGCGCTTTACGGGTTCGTGAAGGGCTGCTTCGCTCACCGGCGCAAGTCGTTGTGGAACAACCTACAAGGGATTTTTGGCAAGCAGCCCGAGGTGCGGGACCGCATTGAAGCCGTGCTGAACCAAGTCGATATCTCGCGTCAACTGCGGCCCGAACGATTAACGTTGATTAATTTTATTGAATTGGTGAATGCTTTTCACGCTGACGGGTTGATGTAA
- the ispE gene encoding 4-(cytidine 5'-diphospho)-2-C-methyl-D-erythritol kinase, giving the protein MQLIEKAPAKINLGLDTPYHHQDGMEEWNMVMTSVDLADYVEIQTLTHHKRIRVASDSGFLPNDQRNLAFQAAHLLQTQFQVKQGVNIRIKKNIPVAAGLGGGSSDAAAVLRGLNQLWNLGLSWQELAKLGLQIDSDVPYCVYGRTAHVRGRGERITPLSKLPAAWVVLAKPKVSVSTPSILQHIRYDDLDHPDIDALLRGIREQDIAAMCAVMGNVLEPLTATRHPEITQLKRQMMKFGADAAQMSGTGPTVFGLCSKQSRAQRVFNGMKGFCREVYLVRPLP; this is encoded by the coding sequence ATGCAACTGATTGAAAAGGCACCGGCCAAGATAAATCTCGGGCTCGACACCCCATACCATCATCAGGATGGCATGGAGGAGTGGAACATGGTGATGACGTCGGTCGATCTGGCGGACTACGTCGAGATCCAAACGTTAACCCACCATAAGCGGATTCGCGTGGCGTCGGATAGTGGTTTTTTACCCAACGATCAGCGTAACTTGGCCTTTCAAGCGGCCCACTTACTGCAAACCCAATTTCAGGTCAAGCAGGGGGTCAACATTCGTATCAAGAAAAACATTCCGGTTGCCGCCGGTCTGGGCGGGGGGTCGTCCGATGCAGCCGCCGTCTTACGGGGGTTAAATCAGCTCTGGAATCTGGGCCTGTCGTGGCAGGAACTGGCTAAGCTGGGCCTGCAGATTGATTCGGACGTGCCGTACTGTGTGTACGGACGAACGGCCCACGTGCGCGGTCGTGGGGAACGAATTACGCCGTTATCGAAACTTCCGGCGGCTTGGGTGGTTTTGGCCAAGCCTAAGGTGAGCGTTTCGACACCCAGTATTCTGCAGCACATTCGCTACGATGATTTAGATCATCCGGACATTGACGCGTTATTGCGGGGCATTCGCGAGCAAGATATTGCCGCGATGTGTGCGGTGATGGGGAACGTCTTGGAACCGCTCACGGCGACTCGGCATCCCGAAATTACGCAGTTGAAACGGCAGATGATGAAGTTTGGCGCGGATGCCGCGCAGATGAGCGGAACTGGGCCCACGGTCTTTGGCTTGTGTAGCAAGCAATCGCGTGCCCAGCGCGTCTTTAACGGCATGAAGGGCTTTTGCCGTGAGGTGTATTTGGTCCGGCCGTTACCTTAG
- the metG gene encoding methionine--tRNA ligase, which produces MAETKPTFYITTPIYYPSGRLHIGNSYTTIACDTVARYKRSDGYDVFFLTGTDEHGLKIEDKAQSQGKTPQEYVDGMADQIKQLWKTLEISNDKFIRTTDAEHVAAVQEIFERLLKQGDIYLGEYEGWYSEDDEEYFTETQLAEVYHDDNGKVIGGKAPSGHEVSLVKEQSYFFKMSKYADWLLDFYHQNPHFIQPESRMTEMINNFIKPGLEDLAVSRTTFSWGVPVKSNPKHVVYVWIDALLNYITALGYTSDDESLFKKFWPADVQMVGKEIVRFHSIYWPIVLHALGIKPPKELFAHGWLLMKDSKMSKSTGNVIYPETLVDRYGLDAVRYYLMRAMPYGNDGNFTPEDFVNRLNYDLANDLGNLLNRTVAMINKYEDGKLPTFKAGVTDFDADLEQTAADVIKTYHELMDQMHFADALAEIWKLVARTNKYIDETEPWKLAKDDAAADQLAAVMAHLAASLRVIATLISPVMTHAPKEIFAQLGLDPATLALDGLNLADLPAGKQVVAKGTPIFPRLDAEEEVDFIQGQMTKSEKTKGRAAMAAKAQKQEQAAGGDTELTLNKPEIRFDKFEKIELRVAEIKAVDHVEGADKLLKFQLDAGDQGLRQILSGIAQWYPEPQSLVGKKVIIVANLKPRKMRGQISQGMLLSAEHDGKVQLAIVPQNLVNGSSVE; this is translated from the coding sequence ATGGCAGAAACCAAACCCACTTTTTATATCACCACGCCGATTTACTACCCATCCGGCCGGCTTCACATCGGGAACTCGTACACCACGATTGCTTGTGACACGGTCGCTCGTTACAAGCGCAGCGACGGTTACGACGTCTTTTTCCTGACCGGGACCGACGAACACGGGTTGAAGATCGAAGACAAGGCCCAATCACAGGGCAAGACGCCGCAAGAATACGTCGACGGCATGGCCGATCAAATCAAGCAGCTCTGGAAAACGTTGGAAATCTCTAACGATAAGTTTATCCGGACCACCGACGCCGAACACGTGGCCGCCGTGCAGGAGATTTTCGAACGCCTGTTAAAGCAGGGCGACATCTACTTGGGCGAATACGAAGGCTGGTATTCCGAAGACGACGAAGAATACTTTACCGAAACACAACTGGCCGAAGTCTACCACGATGATAACGGCAAGGTGATCGGTGGGAAGGCCCCGTCTGGTCACGAAGTTTCCCTGGTGAAGGAACAATCCTACTTCTTCAAGATGAGCAAGTACGCCGACTGGCTGTTAGACTTCTACCACCAGAACCCGCACTTCATCCAACCGGAATCGCGGATGACCGAAATGATCAATAACTTCATCAAGCCCGGGTTGGAAGACCTGGCCGTGTCCCGGACCACCTTTAGTTGGGGCGTTCCGGTCAAGAGTAACCCCAAACACGTGGTCTACGTGTGGATCGACGCGTTGCTCAACTATATCACCGCGTTAGGCTACACCAGTGACGACGAAAGCCTGTTCAAGAAATTCTGGCCGGCCGACGTGCAAATGGTGGGTAAGGAAATCGTCCGGTTCCACTCAATCTACTGGCCAATCGTCCTGCACGCCTTAGGCATCAAGCCGCCCAAGGAGCTCTTCGCTCATGGCTGGTTACTGATGAAGGACAGCAAGATGAGTAAGTCCACCGGGAACGTGATCTACCCCGAAACGCTGGTGGACCGTTACGGTCTCGACGCCGTGCGGTATTATCTGATGCGCGCGATGCCTTACGGAAACGACGGGAACTTTACGCCCGAAGACTTCGTGAACCGGCTGAACTACGACCTGGCTAACGACCTAGGGAACCTGTTGAACCGGACCGTGGCCATGATCAACAAGTACGAAGACGGCAAGCTCCCAACCTTTAAGGCCGGCGTCACCGATTTTGACGCGGACTTAGAACAAACGGCCGCCGACGTTATCAAGACCTACCATGAATTGATGGACCAGATGCACTTCGCCGACGCGTTAGCCGAAATCTGGAAGTTAGTGGCCCGGACCAACAAGTACATCGACGAGACGGAACCTTGGAAACTCGCCAAGGATGATGCCGCGGCCGACCAATTGGCCGCTGTCATGGCGCACCTAGCCGCGAGTTTGCGGGTCATCGCCACGTTGATCAGTCCGGTGATGACCCACGCCCCGAAGGAAATCTTCGCGCAGTTGGGCTTAGATCCGGCAACCTTAGCCTTAGACGGCTTAAACTTGGCCGACTTACCGGCGGGCAAGCAAGTCGTGGCTAAGGGAACGCCGATCTTCCCGCGGTTAGATGCCGAAGAGGAAGTCGACTTTATCCAGGGGCAGATGACCAAGTCGGAAAAGACCAAGGGACGGGCCGCCATGGCCGCCAAGGCACAGAAGCAGGAACAGGCAGCCGGTGGGGACACCGAACTGACCTTAAACAAGCCGGAAATTCGCTTCGATAAGTTCGAAAAGATTGAACTGCGGGTCGCAGAAATTAAGGCGGTCGACCACGTCGAAGGGGCCGACAAGCTCCTGAAGTTCCAGTTAGATGCGGGCGACCAAGGCTTGCGGCAGATTCTGTCCGGCATCGCCCAATGGTATCCGGAACCACAATCGTTAGTGGGCAAGAAGGTCATCATCGTAGCCAACTTGAAACCCCGGAAGATGCGGGGCCAGATTAGTCAGGGGATGTTGTTGTCGGCAGAACACGACGGCAAGGTCCAGCTGGCAATCGTACCACAGAACCTGGTCAACGGATCATCAGTCGAATAA
- a CDS encoding metal ABC transporter permease, producing MFSYEFMRNAFAAGTIIAVICGIMGVFVIARNMSFLTHTLSEIGFSGAAFGIFAGWTPLSGMLLFTVVSSVIVGQLSVRAERREAATSAISALFIGLGILFLSLANTNASYATNILFGSVIGISSSDVTQMLVLSILVLIVVLVIYRFLKFDSFDHTGALVKGLWTNTLSVTFLVLLALSVSVAAQIVGSLLIFILLTLPAATAKYFAHSVGRMMGLAILLALVGVWSGLALSYLTNYPVSFFIAAIEAVFYFIALGWQHSRTAAKN from the coding sequence ATGTTTAGTTATGAATTTATGCGGAACGCATTCGCGGCCGGAACGATTATCGCCGTCATCTGTGGCATTATGGGGGTCTTCGTGATTGCCCGTAATATGTCGTTTCTGACCCATACTTTGTCGGAAATCGGGTTCTCCGGGGCGGCCTTTGGAATCTTTGCCGGATGGACGCCATTAAGCGGGATGCTGTTGTTTACGGTGGTTAGTTCGGTCATCGTGGGACAGCTAAGCGTTCGGGCCGAACGGCGAGAAGCCGCTACTAGTGCCATCTCAGCGTTATTCATTGGGCTGGGGATTCTGTTCCTATCACTGGCCAACACCAACGCCAGTTATGCGACCAACATTTTATTCGGGAGCGTCATTGGCATTAGTAGTAGCGACGTGACCCAGATGCTGGTGTTGTCGATTCTAGTACTCATCGTGGTGCTGGTGATTTACCGTTTCTTGAAGTTCGATTCGTTCGACCATACCGGGGCGCTGGTGAAGGGCTTGTGGACCAACACGTTATCCGTCACCTTCCTGGTGCTACTCGCGTTAAGTGTCAGTGTGGCGGCTCAAATCGTGGGGTCGTTACTGATCTTTATCCTCCTGACTTTACCGGCGGCGACGGCCAAGTACTTCGCTCATTCCGTGGGTCGAATGATGGGATTAGCGATTCTCCTGGCGTTAGTCGGGGTCTGGAGTGGCCTAGCATTGAGTTATTTAACCAATTATCCGGTCTCATTTTTCATTGCGGCCATCGAAGCCGTCTTTTACTTCATCGCTTTAGGGTGGCAACACTCGCGAACGGCGGCCAAAAATTAA
- a CDS encoding TatD family hydrolase yields MQIYDSHTHLNSEEFITDVPKYLQRAADLGVTKMTIVGSNTQLNTAAIKLAHQYPELVAAVGWHPEDSKNYTPAKEAELESQLADDRVRALGEIGLDYHWDTSPQDTQRKVFARQIAIAKEVGKPIVVHNRDAFADTYRIIKEAGIQDIGGVMHSFNGDPEWLKKFLDLGMHISYSGVASFKNAHEVHDSVRATPLDVMMVETDAPYLTPEPHRGEQNEPGFTRYTVEAIAKERDTTPDEIAAATYHNAEEFYHIEKD; encoded by the coding sequence ATGCAAATCTATGATTCACATACCCATTTAAACAGTGAAGAATTTATTACCGACGTGCCCAAGTATTTGCAGCGCGCCGCCGACTTGGGCGTCACCAAGATGACCATCGTGGGGTCCAACACCCAGTTGAATACCGCCGCCATCAAATTGGCCCACCAGTATCCTGAATTGGTGGCCGCAGTAGGGTGGCATCCCGAGGATTCCAAGAACTACACGCCGGCCAAGGAAGCCGAACTGGAAAGCCAGTTGGCCGACGACCGCGTGCGGGCGTTGGGAGAAATCGGGTTGGACTACCACTGGGATACGTCCCCACAGGACACCCAACGCAAGGTCTTTGCCCGCCAAATTGCGATTGCCAAGGAGGTCGGCAAGCCCATCGTGGTCCACAACCGTGACGCCTTTGCCGATACTTACCGGATCATCAAAGAAGCCGGGATCCAAGACATCGGTGGGGTCATGCACAGCTTTAACGGTGATCCCGAATGGTTGAAGAAGTTTCTGGACTTAGGGATGCACATCTCCTATTCCGGGGTGGCGAGTTTCAAGAACGCCCACGAGGTCCACGATTCTGTGCGGGCGACGCCACTCGACGTGATGATGGTCGAGACCGATGCACCGTACCTGACGCCGGAACCCCATCGTGGCGAACAGAACGAGCCGGGCTTTACCCGCTACACGGTCGAAGCCATCGCCAAGGAACGCGACACCACGCCGGACGAGATTGCCGCGGCGACCTACCACAACGCAGAGGAGTTTTACCATATTGAAAAAGATTAA
- a CDS encoding alpha/beta hydrolase: MTTKKWLGVTAALAATSLVSLVGSTLAVYQLGMKSFGRSKQKSKQRSIAENTAADNAWYLQQPLQEWTQTSQDGLTLRASFIPAAAPSDRVAILAHGLGHAREQMIPYARVFHAWGYHVLMPDARAHGDSAGTTIGYGWLDRHDYQGWIAQVIDRQGSDAQIVLMGISMGAATVLATAGENLPANVKAVVADSGYASVLAEGRYRLWHKYHVPATPTMTLANQYSRLDAGYRLQDGDIAEQLRHTDLPILFIQGANDQTVPIENLNILYQAAAGPKQRYRHPSAGHIVTRAADPAKYDQIVAAFLTPYVTTVTEK; this comes from the coding sequence ATGACGACAAAAAAGTGGTTAGGCGTTACAGCGGCGTTAGCAGCAACGAGTTTGGTTAGCCTAGTGGGGAGTACCCTGGCGGTCTATCAGCTGGGAATGAAGTCTTTCGGCCGCAGCAAGCAGAAGTCTAAGCAGCGCTCGATCGCGGAGAATACGGCGGCGGATAACGCTTGGTATCTGCAGCAACCCTTGCAGGAGTGGACCCAGACTAGTCAAGACGGCTTGACGTTGCGAGCGTCGTTCATCCCCGCCGCGGCTCCCAGCGACCGAGTGGCGATCTTGGCGCACGGATTAGGGCATGCGCGTGAACAAATGATTCCTTACGCACGGGTCTTTCATGCGTGGGGCTACCACGTGTTGATGCCGGACGCTCGCGCCCATGGCGATAGTGCGGGCACGACCATTGGCTATGGGTGGCTGGACCGGCATGACTATCAAGGCTGGATTGCCCAGGTGATTGACCGTCAGGGGTCTGATGCCCAGATTGTCTTGATGGGGATTTCTATGGGCGCCGCGACCGTGCTCGCAACGGCGGGTGAGAACCTGCCGGCGAACGTTAAAGCCGTGGTAGCCGATTCGGGATACGCGTCGGTTCTTGCAGAAGGGCGTTATCGGCTCTGGCATAAGTATCACGTACCGGCCACCCCAACGATGACGTTGGCCAACCAATACTCGCGTTTAGACGCGGGGTATCGACTTCAGGACGGCGACATTGCCGAACAACTCCGGCACACGGACTTACCGATTCTCTTCATCCAAGGGGCTAACGATCAGACCGTTCCGATTGAAAATCTGAATATCCTGTACCAGGCTGCGGCCGGGCCGAAGCAACGTTACCGCCATCCTAGTGCGGGGCACATCGTAACGCGGGCGGCCGATCCAGCGAAGTATGACCAGATTGTGGCGGCGTTTTTGACGCCTTACGTGACGACCGTGACCGAAAAGTGA
- a CDS encoding ISL3 family transposase: MTNDTKIILGIKDPNIKKLKVMNPLEMMGPLKVQAILDYRPKACPKCGVLNQKSIIKYGWRWANVKLPRTAERDVQLHLKKRDFKCKHCLQYFLAETPLVQRNHTISNTSKLACFLKLSETVSMRHVATELSISSTTVLRIMRSYQGNVKTRFDWLPAVINMDEVKSTKDAKGSMSFVFMDGIRCEFLDILESRTLYDLENYFKRYTKKARESVKVIVTDMNYTYPKLAESIFPNAIVVTDRFHIVNSVMRGFTRVRIRIMKSYAPSNMKYKALKRYWRLFFKPNEKLDLKKYSNYTNIPGSQTENSVVEYLLDINEELREAYNQLQTVMSAVRYRDIARLETVLDGKDNGSEEMTKALNALVENRESVDNALRYEFSNGPMEGINNKIKVIKRVAYGFGCFTSFRLRIHLAFGLKKNCLISKD; this comes from the coding sequence ATGACTAATGATACTAAAATTATCCTGGGGATAAAAGACCCCAACATCAAAAAGTTAAAAGTGATGAACCCCTTGGAAATGATGGGCCCACTTAAAGTGCAGGCAATTTTGGACTATCGTCCAAAAGCATGCCCCAAATGTGGTGTCTTAAACCAAAAAAGTATTATCAAATATGGCTGGCGCTGGGCCAATGTTAAATTGCCTCGAACTGCCGAACGGGATGTCCAGCTTCATCTTAAAAAGCGGGACTTCAAGTGTAAGCACTGCCTACAATACTTTCTTGCGGAAACACCACTAGTTCAACGAAACCACACCATCTCTAACACAAGCAAACTTGCCTGTTTTCTAAAATTAAGTGAAACAGTTTCGATGCGTCATGTCGCTACCGAATTAAGCATCTCAAGTACAACGGTCCTGCGAATCATGAGAAGCTATCAGGGCAACGTCAAAACGCGTTTTGACTGGTTACCGGCTGTAATTAACATGGATGAGGTCAAGTCTACCAAAGACGCAAAGGGATCCATGAGCTTTGTATTTATGGATGGTATTCGGTGTGAATTCTTGGACATTCTGGAATCGCGGACACTCTATGATTTGGAGAATTACTTTAAACGTTATACGAAGAAAGCTAGAGAAAGCGTCAAAGTCATTGTGACAGATATGAACTACACTTATCCCAAACTAGCTGAATCTATTTTTCCAAATGCGATTGTGGTAACCGATCGGTTCCACATCGTTAACTCCGTGATGCGGGGATTCACTCGAGTAAGGATTCGTATCATGAAATCCTATGCGCCTTCAAACATGAAATATAAGGCTTTAAAGCGTTACTGGCGACTGTTCTTTAAGCCCAACGAGAAGTTGGACTTAAAGAAGTACTCTAATTACACTAACATTCCTGGAAGCCAAACTGAGAATAGCGTAGTCGAATATCTTCTTGATATCAACGAAGAATTACGCGAAGCATATAACCAGTTACAGACGGTCATGAGTGCCGTTAGGTACCGTGACATCGCTCGACTAGAAACAGTTCTAGACGGAAAAGACAATGGCTCAGAAGAAATGACGAAGGCGTTGAACGCACTGGTTGAGAACCGAGAATCGGTTGATAATGCATTGAGATATGAATTCTCAAATGGTCCAATGGAGGGTATTAATAACAAAATCAAGGTAATAAAGCGAGTTGCGTACGGCTTTGGCTGTTTCACAAGCTTTAGATTAAGGATTCATCTGGCATTTGGGCTCAAAAAAAATTGCCTAATCTCAAAGGATTAG